One Streptomyces mobaraensis NBRC 13819 = DSM 40847 DNA segment encodes these proteins:
- a CDS encoding universal stress protein produces MELPLVVGVDGSAGSLRALDWAVDEAARHDARLHVLYASLWERYEGRLPPPDGPSEETRAEEAVAPAAARHARERDPSVRVHAETVPEEAVNALVEASRHAAAVITGPSGRGTFTGVLLGSVSLSVAARAHCPVITVRGSEDGLRGARGRVLVGVGDSEEAPAAVRFAFREAAARGCEVYAVRSWRLPARQSVLHYPLPSDETLDHEERAGRELHEALRAAEAEYPGVTVRAVTVEGPAHRVLVAASDEADLLVVGAVRRHHGGGLQLGRVSHTALHRADCPVAVVPAG; encoded by the coding sequence ATGGAGCTTCCGCTGGTTGTGGGCGTCGACGGGTCCGCCGGCAGTCTGCGGGCCCTGGACTGGGCCGTGGACGAGGCGGCCCGGCACGACGCGCGGCTGCACGTCCTCTACGCCTCGCTGTGGGAGCGCTACGAGGGACGCCTCCCGCCCCCGGACGGTCCCTCCGAGGAGACCCGGGCCGAGGAGGCCGTCGCCCCCGCCGCCGCGCGGCACGCACGGGAACGCGACCCGTCCGTGCGCGTCCACGCCGAGACCGTCCCCGAGGAGGCCGTGAACGCCCTCGTCGAGGCGAGCCGGCACGCCGCCGCCGTGATCACCGGCCCCTCCGGCCGGGGCACCTTCACCGGGGTGCTGCTCGGCTCGGTCAGCCTGTCGGTGGCGGCCCGCGCCCACTGCCCGGTGATCACCGTTCGGGGCTCGGAGGACGGCCTGCGCGGCGCCCGCGGCCGGGTGCTGGTCGGCGTCGGCGACAGCGAGGAGGCGCCCGCCGCCGTCCGCTTCGCGTTCCGGGAGGCCGCGGCCCGCGGCTGCGAGGTGTACGCGGTCCGCTCGTGGCGGCTTCCCGCCCGGCAGTCCGTGCTCCACTACCCGCTGCCCAGCGACGAGACCCTGGACCACGAGGAGCGGGCCGGCCGCGAGCTGCACGAGGCGCTGCGCGCCGCCGAGGCCGAGTACCCGGGGGTGACCGTGCGCGCGGTCACCGTCGAAGGCCCCGCGCACCGGGTCCTCGTCGCCGCCTCGGACGAGGCCGACCTGCTGGTGGTCGGGGCCGTCCGCCGCCACCACGGGGGCGGCCTCCAGCTCGGCCGGGTCAGCCACACCGCCCTGCACCGGGCGGACTGCCCGGTCGCCGTGGTCCCGGCGGGCTGA
- a CDS encoding serine hydrolase domain-containing protein has product MPKLSLRIRGKALGFTAALAVGAAALTGPATAQPVAETKGSHQQTQQALNALQAAGMPGVAAGTMGPDGEWFGSAGYADTSTQRKRTAQDHIRAGSITKTFVTTVILQLEAEGKLRLDDSVERWLPGLLQGNGYDGNKITIRQLLNHTSGVHDMVETPEWRAYMNGPGFLEHRYEYRSPEQIVAMGLKYPPYWAPGGGWHYSNTGFVIAGMIIEKATGNPWAREAERRIVKPLGLRETTFPGTDPKMPAPHAVGYSKLYAEKPGPEVYDATEYNPAWSGATGEVISTTGDLNRFYSALLRGKLFPKKQLDAMLTTVKTGQPFEYGLGLIVRSLSCGVKVYGHDGIVWGSLTSSAVTRDGKHALTFQLNGDWLEDGKPYDDMFPAEFCAKS; this is encoded by the coding sequence ATGCCGAAGCTCTCACTCCGGATACGTGGCAAGGCCCTCGGGTTCACCGCCGCCCTGGCGGTCGGCGCCGCGGCCCTGACGGGTCCCGCGACCGCCCAGCCCGTCGCGGAGACCAAGGGGTCGCACCAGCAGACGCAGCAGGCCCTCAACGCCCTCCAGGCCGCCGGGATGCCGGGCGTCGCGGCCGGGACCATGGGCCCCGACGGGGAGTGGTTCGGCTCCGCCGGCTACGCCGACACCTCCACCCAGCGCAAGCGCACCGCCCAGGACCACATCCGCGCCGGCAGCATCACCAAGACCTTCGTCACCACCGTCATCCTCCAGCTGGAGGCCGAGGGCAAGCTGCGCCTCGACGACTCCGTCGAGCGCTGGCTTCCGGGCCTCCTCCAGGGCAACGGCTACGACGGCAACAAGATCACCATCCGGCAGCTCCTCAACCACACCAGCGGCGTCCACGACATGGTGGAGACCCCGGAGTGGCGCGCGTACATGAACGGCCCCGGCTTCCTCGAGCACCGCTACGAGTACCGCTCGCCCGAGCAGATCGTCGCCATGGGCCTCAAGTACCCGCCCTACTGGGCGCCGGGCGGCGGCTGGCACTACTCCAACACCGGCTTCGTCATCGCCGGCATGATCATCGAGAAGGCCACCGGCAACCCCTGGGCCCGCGAGGCCGAGCGGCGCATCGTCAAGCCCCTGGGGCTGCGCGAGACGACGTTCCCCGGCACCGACCCGAAGATGCCCGCCCCGCACGCCGTCGGCTACTCCAAGCTCTACGCCGAGAAGCCCGGCCCCGAGGTCTACGACGCCACCGAGTACAACCCGGCGTGGTCCGGCGCCACCGGCGAGGTCATCAGCACCACCGGCGACCTCAACCGCTTCTACAGCGCCCTGCTGCGCGGCAAGCTCTTCCCCAAGAAGCAGCTCGACGCGATGCTCACCACCGTCAAGACCGGGCAGCCCTTCGAGTACGGCCTCGGCCTGATCGTCCGCAGCCTGTCCTGCGGGGTGAAGGTGTACGGCCACGACGGCATCGTCTGGGGCTCGCTCACCAGCAGCGCCGTCACCCGGGACGGCAAGCACGCGCTCACCTTCCAGCTGAACGGCGACTGGCTGGAGGACGGCAAGCCGTACGACGACATGTTCCCGGCCGAGTTCTGCGCCAAGAGCTGA
- a CDS encoding sensor histidine kinase, which yields MRVIGKARDVWARFVGPGQWTWRRVVGESLLAVLMALLAGALEYGTGQGPLLAVLFAVVTAGLSLARRVLPATSLIGVAALCGMNEAGLLPLLGVVAWSAGRRIEGALRALAVWAAALAAFEALVLWDQPPLSFVGLFLILLFLFTTLVPGLAGRYSSQRRALLDTLRERNAQLLRERRMVAGQARMRERQRIAQDMHDSLGHQLALIAVQTGALEVSHGLSDQQREAVGVLRQASVAAMHELRAVVGVLKDGTPEDERPGGVAGVDGLVEAAEAAGTPVRLVRSGEPRPLGAAADHAAYRVVQEGLTNAFKHAPGAELTVGLHHEADSLVVEVVNGPVPGGAARRPAAVSGGQGLTGLRERARLAGGMVHAGPLEDGGFRLAGLLPYHPAPDAAGSEASDDTWPPDGDLAGDGLPGAAWADPREELRNLTGLRRSKGCLAGCGVGVLVLLGLGVLLAFGAVALFEALDKSQIEPETYRDIRVGSPESEVRDRLPSGRSFLTSGLNHKGPAEPAGARCLSLLSTDSPKDMDKDRVYRFCFRGGKLIEKREFVVRND from the coding sequence ATGCGAGTGATCGGCAAGGCCCGTGACGTGTGGGCGAGGTTCGTCGGACCGGGGCAGTGGACGTGGCGGCGGGTGGTGGGGGAGTCCCTGCTGGCCGTCCTCATGGCGCTGCTCGCGGGCGCCCTGGAGTACGGCACCGGGCAGGGGCCGCTCCTCGCCGTCCTCTTCGCGGTCGTCACGGCCGGGCTCTCGCTCGCCCGGCGGGTCCTGCCCGCCACGTCCCTGATCGGCGTGGCCGCCCTCTGCGGCATGAACGAGGCCGGTCTGCTGCCGCTGCTCGGAGTGGTCGCCTGGTCGGCCGGCCGCAGGATCGAGGGCGCCCTCCGCGCGCTCGCCGTCTGGGCGGCGGCCCTCGCCGCGTTCGAGGCGCTGGTGCTGTGGGACCAGCCGCCGCTGTCGTTCGTCGGCCTCTTCCTCATCCTGCTGTTCCTGTTCACCACCCTCGTCCCCGGCCTGGCCGGCCGCTACTCGTCCCAGCGCCGCGCCCTCCTCGACACCCTGCGGGAACGCAACGCCCAACTGCTGCGCGAGCGCCGGATGGTCGCCGGTCAGGCACGGATGCGGGAGCGCCAGCGCATCGCCCAGGACATGCACGACAGCCTCGGCCACCAGCTCGCCCTCATCGCCGTCCAGACCGGCGCCCTGGAGGTCTCCCACGGGCTGAGCGACCAGCAGCGCGAGGCCGTCGGCGTGCTGCGCCAGGCGTCCGTCGCCGCCATGCACGAACTCCGGGCCGTCGTCGGCGTCCTCAAGGACGGCACGCCCGAGGACGAACGCCCCGGCGGCGTGGCCGGCGTCGACGGGCTGGTGGAGGCCGCCGAGGCCGCGGGCACCCCGGTCCGGCTGGTCCGGTCCGGGGAGCCCCGCCCGCTGGGCGCCGCCGCCGACCACGCGGCCTACCGGGTCGTCCAGGAGGGGCTGACCAACGCGTTCAAACACGCCCCGGGCGCCGAACTCACCGTCGGACTGCACCACGAGGCCGACTCGCTGGTGGTGGAGGTCGTCAACGGGCCCGTCCCCGGGGGCGCCGCCCGCCGGCCGGCCGCCGTCAGCGGCGGACAGGGCCTCACCGGGCTCCGCGAACGCGCCCGGCTCGCCGGCGGCATGGTGCACGCCGGGCCCCTGGAGGACGGCGGTTTCCGCCTCGCCGGGCTGCTCCCGTACCACCCGGCGCCGGACGCGGCCGGAAGCGAGGCGTCCGACGACACCTGGCCGCCGGACGGGGACCTCGCCGGGGACGGGCTGCCCGGCGCCGCCTGGGCCGACCCCCGCGAGGAGCTCAGGAACCTCACCGGCCTGCGCCGGAGCAAGGGCTGCCTGGCCGGGTGCGGCGTCGGCGTGCTGGTCCTGCTGGGCCTGGGGGTCCTGCTCGCCTTCGGCGCGGTGGCACTCTTCGAGGCCCTGGACAAGTCGCAGATCGAGCCGGAGACCTACCGGGACATCAGGGTCGGCAGCCCCGAATCCGAGGTCCGTGACCGGCTGCCCTCCGGACGGTCCTTCCTGACCTCCGGCCTGAACCACAAGGGCCCGGCCGAGCCGGCCGGCGCACGGTGCCTGTCGCTGCTGTCCACCGACTCCCCGAAGGACATGGACAAGGACCGCGTGTACCGCTTCTGCTTCCGGGGCGGGAAACTGATCGAAAAGCGCGAGTTCGTCGTCAGGAACGACTAG
- a CDS encoding TIGR03086 family metal-binding protein, with translation MTKDSRSTLRARHREALALFGERVHAVRPRQWSAPTPCSEWTVRDLVNHLTAEQLWVPRLLAGASVEDVGDELDGDVLGDDPPAVWDAAAEAAVAAFGARGALQRTVRLSYGETAVEDYCAAMTADAVVHAWDLARAIGAPERPPEPLVAAAGRVFGSYGDDMSPTGLFAAPVPAPPDADDWTRLLARLGRAV, from the coding sequence ATGACCAAGGACTCACGGAGCACCCTGCGGGCCCGCCACCGGGAGGCGCTGGCCCTGTTCGGCGAGCGGGTGCACGCCGTCCGGCCGCGCCAGTGGAGCGCGCCGACGCCGTGCTCGGAGTGGACCGTGCGCGACCTGGTGAACCACCTCACGGCCGAACAGCTCTGGGTACCGCGGCTGTTGGCCGGCGCGTCGGTCGAGGACGTCGGCGACGAGCTGGACGGCGACGTCCTCGGGGACGATCCGCCGGCGGTCTGGGACGCGGCGGCCGAGGCCGCCGTCGCGGCGTTCGGCGCCCGGGGCGCGCTCCAGCGCACGGTACGGCTGTCGTACGGGGAGACGGCCGTGGAGGACTACTGCGCGGCGATGACGGCGGACGCCGTGGTGCACGCGTGGGACCTCGCGCGGGCCATCGGCGCGCCGGAGCGCCCGCCGGAGCCGCTGGTGGCGGCGGCCGGGCGGGTGTTCGGCTCGTACGGGGACGACATGTCGCCGACCGGCCTGTTCGCCGCCCCGGTCCCGGCGCCGCCGGACGCGGACGACTGGACGCGGTTGCTGGCGCGGCTGGGGCGCGCGGTGTGA
- a CDS encoding response regulator, whose translation MIRVLIADDEPLIRAGIRMILTSADDIEVVAEAPDGREAVELARRHRVDVALVDIQMPVMDGLTALAELGRTAPEVRVLVLTTFGQRENVLRALRDGGAGFLLKDSAPGELIGAVRAAAAGNAYLSPAATRHVVDSFASAPAEERGEEARARVAALGERERAVLALLGEGLSNADAGRRLHMSEATVKTYVSRILAKLGCGNRVQAALIARDAGLGR comes from the coding sequence GTGATCCGCGTCCTCATCGCCGACGACGAGCCGCTCATCCGGGCCGGCATCAGGATGATCCTGACCTCGGCCGACGACATCGAGGTCGTGGCGGAGGCGCCCGACGGCAGGGAGGCCGTCGAACTGGCCCGCCGGCACCGGGTGGACGTCGCGCTGGTCGACATCCAGATGCCCGTCATGGACGGACTCACGGCCCTGGCCGAACTGGGGCGGACCGCGCCGGAGGTCCGGGTCCTCGTCCTCACCACGTTCGGCCAGCGCGAGAACGTGCTGCGGGCGCTGCGCGACGGCGGGGCCGGGTTCCTGCTGAAGGACTCGGCCCCCGGCGAACTGATCGGCGCCGTCCGCGCCGCCGCCGCTGGCAACGCCTACCTGTCGCCCGCCGCCACGCGGCACGTCGTCGACTCGTTCGCGTCCGCCCCGGCCGAGGAGCGCGGCGAGGAGGCCAGGGCCCGCGTCGCGGCCCTCGGCGAACGCGAGCGCGCGGTGCTCGCCCTGCTCGGCGAGGGCCTCTCCAACGCCGACGCGGGCCGGCGGCTCCACATGAGCGAGGCCACGGTCAAGACGTACGTGAGCAGGATTCTGGCCAAGCTGGGGTGCGGCAACCGGGTGCAGGCGGCCCTCATCGCCCGCGACGCGGGCCTGGGGCGGTAG
- a CDS encoding cation:proton antiporter: MTSQNIQWLFLDLALIFVLARALGAVAARVGQPPVVGEILAGVLLGPSLLGAAPAGRLFPTDVRPFLSALANIGVALFMFTVGLELEHRALRGRTRVTAGAALGSTLVPFALGLGLAFYLLRGHPHDQRTAFVVFVGLSVSVTAFPVLARILTDRGLARTDTGGLALATAAVVDVVAWSALAAVQAAVGGPGGQGHWRAALLLPFIAALVLLRPVLRRALGPAGPDGALTSRAFAVAVTGALLSSAATEAMGMHYIFGAFLFGAALPREGSDRIREELAGRTEQLTALLLPVYFVVAGLKVDLRGVGAQGIVELLAILAVAIGGKFCGTYVGARSQGLAGGPSATLAALMNTRGLTELVILGVGMELGLLDGPLYSLMVVMALVTTAMTGPLLSLIDRRDRRRPGPPAQRASGEAAAGRPLSGRAADA; encoded by the coding sequence ATGACGAGCCAGAACATCCAATGGCTGTTCCTTGATCTCGCCCTGATCTTCGTCCTGGCCCGCGCGCTGGGCGCCGTCGCCGCGCGGGTGGGTCAGCCGCCCGTCGTCGGCGAGATCCTCGCCGGGGTGCTCCTCGGGCCGAGCCTGCTGGGGGCGGCCCCGGCCGGCCGGCTCTTTCCCACCGACGTACGGCCGTTCCTGTCGGCGCTCGCCAACATCGGCGTCGCGCTGTTCATGTTCACCGTCGGGCTGGAGCTGGAGCACCGGGCCCTGCGCGGCCGCACCCGCGTCACCGCCGGTGCCGCGCTCGGCTCGACGCTGGTGCCCTTCGCCCTGGGACTGGGGCTCGCCTTCTACCTGCTGCGGGGGCACCCCCACGACCAGCGGACCGCGTTCGTGGTGTTCGTGGGACTCTCGGTGTCGGTGACGGCCTTCCCGGTCCTGGCGCGGATCCTCACCGACCGCGGGCTGGCCCGTACGGACACCGGGGGGCTCGCCCTGGCGACGGCGGCCGTCGTGGACGTCGTCGCCTGGTCGGCGCTGGCAGCCGTGCAGGCGGCCGTCGGCGGCCCGGGCGGGCAGGGGCACTGGCGGGCGGCGCTCCTGCTGCCGTTCATCGCGGCCCTGGTGCTGCTGCGGCCGGTGCTGCGCCGGGCGCTCGGCCCCGCCGGGCCGGACGGCGCGCTGACCTCCCGCGCCTTCGCCGTCGCCGTGACCGGCGCGCTCCTGTCGTCCGCGGCGACCGAGGCCATGGGCATGCACTACATCTTCGGGGCGTTCCTGTTCGGCGCCGCGCTCCCCCGGGAGGGCAGCGACCGCATACGGGAGGAACTGGCGGGCCGCACCGAGCAGTTGACCGCCCTCCTGCTGCCGGTCTACTTCGTGGTGGCCGGCCTCAAGGTCGACCTGCGGGGCGTGGGGGCGCAGGGGATCGTCGAACTCCTGGCCATACTGGCCGTGGCGATAGGCGGCAAGTTCTGCGGCACCTACGTCGGAGCCCGGTCGCAGGGCCTGGCCGGCGGCCCGTCGGCGACCCTGGCCGCCCTGATGAACACCCGGGGCCTGACCGAGCTCGTCATCCTCGGCGTGGGCATGGAACTGGGGCTGCTCGACGGGCCGTTGTACTCGCTGATGGTCGTCATGGCCCTGGTGACCACGGCCATGACCGGCCCGCTGCTGTCGCTCATCGACCGGCGTGACCGCAGGCGCCCGGGGCCGCCCGCGCAGCGGGCGTCCGGCGAGGCGGCGGCCGGGCGCCCGCTGTCCGGCCGGGCCGCCGACGCCTAG
- a CDS encoding helix-turn-helix domain-containing protein codes for MALSTRRYAQPWGRILVASRRPHPALRDTVVEYRAFTIDPARRLAWLETPMALPAIYLSIGETGRRYDPPGSPTAVYAARTSALRFVPPGPWEGAQVMLTLDGANRLLGPRLWEFADVLPDARDVLGRRMRDIPERLAHAASWDARFALLDEVFLGLDVSYAGRVPAPLAWAWERLLHDGDGTRIADLARETGWSRRRLQQAFQRHVGVAPRDVASMTRFRRTLETLVRAPAGLPHAVLAAHCGYYDQSHLIREFKAVTGLTPGALSAAPVLVHPAVGGAAYRHASVVVGDPEGPPAAAGTGARAPDAPGARAAPPPAGLPR; via the coding sequence ATGGCGCTGAGCACACGGCGGTACGCGCAGCCGTGGGGGAGGATCCTGGTCGCCTCGCGGCGGCCCCACCCCGCCCTCCGCGACACGGTGGTCGAGTACCGGGCCTTCACCATCGACCCGGCGCGGCGGCTGGCGTGGCTGGAGACCCCGATGGCGCTGCCCGCCATCTACCTGAGCATCGGGGAGACCGGCCGGCGGTACGACCCGCCGGGATCGCCCACCGCCGTCTACGCCGCCCGGACCAGCGCGCTCCGGTTCGTCCCGCCCGGCCCGTGGGAGGGCGCCCAGGTGATGCTGACGCTCGACGGCGCCAACCGGCTCCTCGGGCCGCGGCTCTGGGAGTTCGCCGACGTGCTCCCGGACGCCCGGGACGTGCTCGGCCGACGGATGCGCGACATCCCCGAGCGGCTCGCCCACGCCGCCTCCTGGGACGCGCGGTTCGCCCTCCTCGACGAGGTGTTCCTGGGGCTCGACGTGTCGTACGCGGGCCGGGTGCCCGCCCCGCTGGCCTGGGCGTGGGAGCGGCTGCTGCACGACGGCGACGGCACCCGCATCGCCGACCTCGCCCGGGAGACCGGCTGGAGCAGGCGCCGGCTCCAGCAGGCGTTCCAGCGCCACGTGGGCGTGGCGCCCAGGGACGTGGCCTCCATGACGCGCTTCCGCCGCACCCTGGAGACGCTGGTCCGGGCCCCGGCCGGGCTGCCGCACGCCGTCCTCGCCGCGCACTGCGGCTACTACGACCAGTCGCACCTCATCCGTGAGTTCAAGGCCGTCACCGGCCTCACCCCCGGCGCCCTGAGCGCCGCGCCGGTCCTGGTGCACCCGGCCGTCGGCGGTGCCGCGTACCGGCACGCCTCGGTCGTCGTCGGCGACCCCGAGGGGCCGCCGGCCGCCGCCGGTACGGGCGCGCGGGCCCCGGACGCTCCCGGGGCCCGCGCGGCCCCGCCGCCCGCCGGCCTGCCGCGCTAG
- the sigJ gene encoding RNA polymerase sigma factor SigJ, translating into MSDRPTSGASGFGAPADDETTEVFVGYRELLFSIVYNMLGSVSDTEDVLQETWLAWERRSRRRGAEPIDNPRAYLVRIAVNQALARQATLTNRRETYVGSWLPEPLLTHAPESTETVDAADRALRAESVSMALLVILETLSPLERAVFVLHEVFGYAHTEIAAILDRSPSAVRQLAHRAREHVHARRPRFQADPQVQRQVTERFLAAALGEDLSDLMEILAPDVTMWTDGGGKVRAAGLRPVTGRDKVVRLLAGYAGRRPGELDVRYRAVNGDPAAVVFSEDSPYVVLVLDLNTRGDQVRGIYAVTNPDKLTRIPRAEDGDGPEQGAEAGRPD; encoded by the coding sequence ATGTCCGACAGGCCGACGTCCGGGGCCTCCGGCTTCGGCGCCCCGGCGGACGACGAGACCACGGAGGTCTTCGTCGGCTACCGGGAGCTGCTGTTCTCGATCGTCTACAACATGCTCGGCAGCGTCTCCGACACCGAGGACGTGCTCCAGGAGACCTGGCTGGCGTGGGAGCGGCGGAGCCGCCGGCGGGGCGCCGAGCCGATCGACAACCCCCGCGCGTACCTGGTGCGCATCGCGGTGAACCAGGCGCTGGCCCGGCAGGCGACGCTCACCAACCGCCGGGAGACGTACGTCGGCTCGTGGCTGCCGGAACCGCTGCTCACCCACGCGCCGGAGTCGACGGAGACCGTGGACGCCGCCGACCGGGCGCTGCGGGCCGAGTCCGTGTCCATGGCGCTGCTGGTGATCCTGGAGACGCTCAGCCCGCTGGAGCGGGCCGTGTTCGTGCTGCACGAGGTGTTCGGGTACGCCCACACCGAGATCGCGGCCATCCTGGACCGCTCGCCGTCGGCCGTCCGGCAGCTGGCGCACCGGGCGCGGGAGCACGTGCACGCCCGGCGGCCCCGCTTCCAGGCCGATCCGCAGGTGCAGCGGCAGGTCACCGAGCGGTTCCTGGCGGCGGCGCTCGGCGAGGACCTGTCGGACCTGATGGAGATCCTGGCGCCGGACGTCACCATGTGGACGGACGGCGGGGGCAAGGTGCGGGCCGCGGGGCTGCGGCCGGTCACCGGGCGGGACAAGGTCGTCCGGCTCCTCGCCGGTTACGCCGGCCGCCGCCCCGGCGAACTGGACGTCCGCTACCGGGCGGTCAACGGCGACCCGGCGGCCGTGGTGTTCTCCGAGGACTCCCCGTACGTCGTCCTCGTCCTCGACCTCAACACCCGGGGCGACCAGGTGCGCGGCATCTACGCCGTCACCAACCCCGACAAGCTGACCCGGATCCCACGCGCCGAGGACGGCGACGGGCCGGAGCAGGGGGCGGAGGCCGGCCGCCCCGACTGA
- a CDS encoding nitroreductase family deazaflavin-dependent oxidoreductase has protein sequence MAPTTSAPTARRRLARFNRAVANRVVAPVLTRLPGFGTVLHRGRRSGRPYATPVKVFRAGNAYVISLPYGPRSDWVRNVVAAGGCELVTRGHRVRLTAPRLYVDRVQTGIPAPVRAVLKRLGCFDFVELRPASARR, from the coding sequence ATGGCCCCCACGACGTCCGCCCCCACCGCCCGGCGGCGGCTCGCCCGGTTCAACCGCGCCGTCGCCAACCGCGTGGTCGCCCCCGTCCTCACCCGGCTGCCCGGCTTCGGCACCGTCCTGCACCGGGGCCGGAGGTCGGGGCGCCCCTACGCCACTCCGGTCAAGGTCTTCCGCGCCGGGAACGCGTACGTCATCTCCCTGCCGTACGGGCCGCGTTCGGACTGGGTCAGGAACGTGGTCGCCGCCGGGGGCTGCGAACTGGTCACCCGCGGCCACCGGGTGCGCCTCACCGCGCCCCGGCTGTACGTGGACCGGGTCCAGACCGGGATCCCGGCCCCCGTCCGCGCCGTGCTGAAGCGGCTCGGCTGCTTCGACTTCGTCGAGCTGCGTCCCGCGTCCGCGCGGCGCTGA
- a CDS encoding alpha-ketoglutarate-dependent dioxygenase AlkB: MPAIALQGSLFDTADEIRLARPLAEARRTELGSGAWIDVLPGWLSGSDPLFEALLTGVPWRAERRHMYDAEVAVPRLLAYFGEADEPPHPALAAARDALDAHYAAEPRERFRTLGLCLYRDGRDSVAWHGDRHGRGAAEDTRVAILSLGAPRPLLLRPRGGGPARVRQPLGHGDLLVMGGSCQRTWDHAIPKTARAVGPRISVQFRPSGVA, encoded by the coding sequence GTGCCCGCCATCGCCCTCCAGGGCTCGCTCTTCGACACGGCGGACGAGATCCGCCTCGCGCGCCCGCTCGCCGAGGCCCGCCGGACGGAGCTGGGGTCCGGGGCCTGGATCGACGTGCTCCCCGGCTGGCTGAGCGGCTCCGACCCGCTGTTCGAGGCGCTGCTGACCGGCGTGCCGTGGCGCGCCGAACGGCGGCACATGTACGACGCCGAGGTGGCCGTGCCCCGGCTGCTGGCCTACTTCGGCGAGGCCGACGAGCCGCCGCACCCCGCGCTGGCGGCGGCCCGGGACGCGCTCGACGCGCACTACGCGGCCGAGCCGCGGGAGCGGTTCCGGACCCTCGGCCTGTGCCTCTACCGGGACGGCCGGGACAGCGTCGCCTGGCATGGAGACCGCCACGGCCGCGGCGCGGCGGAGGACACGAGGGTGGCGATCCTGTCCCTGGGCGCGCCGCGCCCGCTGCTGCTCCGGCCGCGCGGCGGCGGCCCGGCCCGCGTCCGGCAGCCCCTCGGCCACGGTGACCTGCTGGTGATGGGCGGCAGCTGCCAGCGCACCTGGGATCACGCGATACCGAAGACCGCCCGGGCGGTCGGGCCCCGGATCAGTGTGCAGTTCCGGCCGAGCGGAGTGGCGTGA
- a CDS encoding flavin reductase family protein: MSPPEDPAVPRTRPVDARMLRTVCGLFVTGVTVITSGRDGTAGGTTVNSFTSVSLDPPLVLFCLHKRSRLRPVVEESGAYVVNFLAGQQESLARSFAARDAGAMRSVTSHPSVTGVPVLSEALAFLSCELADTFDGGDHAIFLGRVVQLGVPRENQEPLVFFRGTLGALEEEAAGLHPIFDG, encoded by the coding sequence ATGTCACCCCCGGAGGACCCGGCCGTCCCCCGCACCCGACCGGTCGACGCGCGGATGCTGCGGACCGTCTGCGGCCTCTTCGTCACCGGCGTCACCGTGATCACCAGCGGCCGGGACGGCACCGCCGGCGGCACCACCGTCAACTCCTTCACCTCCGTCTCCCTCGACCCGCCGCTCGTGCTGTTCTGCCTGCACAAGCGGTCGCGGCTGCGGCCCGTGGTCGAGGAGAGCGGGGCGTACGTCGTCAACTTCCTCGCCGGACAGCAGGAATCGCTGGCCCGCTCCTTCGCCGCCCGCGACGCCGGCGCGATGCGGAGCGTGACCAGCCACCCCTCCGTCACCGGGGTGCCCGTGCTCAGCGAGGCCCTGGCCTTCCTCTCCTGCGAGCTGGCCGACACCTTCGACGGCGGGGACCACGCCATCTTCCTCGGCCGGGTCGTCCAACTGGGCGTGCCCCGCGAGAACCAGGAACCCCTCGTCTTCTTCCGCGGCACGCTGGGCGCGCTGGAGGAGGAGGCCGCGGGCCTGCACCCGATCTTCGACGGATGA
- a CDS encoding hemerythrin domain-containing protein, with translation MAAERKTPLDFTNMYATHDAFRRDLDRLVTAVEEGRAGSAGVRAGWENFKKQLHLHHTVEDAELWPRVKRAVTGRPKDLALMAEMEAEHAELDPRLDAVDDALARGRADGLAELVGALSTVLRDHMEHEEKSALPLIQEVLTAKDWDAFRGGMARAQGPRGAAVYVPWVCDGAPDEDRDRFLAGMPAPVRMLNRAFWTAGYRKKGFWKG, from the coding sequence ATGGCAGCTGAGCGGAAGACGCCGCTGGACTTCACCAACATGTACGCGACGCACGACGCGTTCCGGCGCGACCTCGACCGGCTCGTCACGGCCGTGGAAGAGGGGCGGGCCGGCTCCGCCGGCGTGCGCGCGGGCTGGGAGAACTTCAAGAAACAGCTCCATCTCCACCACACCGTCGAGGACGCCGAACTGTGGCCCCGCGTGAAACGCGCGGTGACCGGACGTCCCAAGGACCTCGCCCTGATGGCCGAGATGGAGGCCGAGCACGCCGAACTGGACCCGCGGCTCGACGCGGTGGACGACGCGCTCGCCCGCGGCCGCGCGGACGGGCTCGCCGAGCTGGTCGGCGCCCTGTCCACCGTCCTCCGCGACCATATGGAGCACGAGGAGAAGAGCGCCCTGCCCCTGATCCAGGAGGTGCTGACGGCCAAGGACTGGGACGCCTTCCGCGGCGGCATGGCCCGTGCCCAAGGGCCGCGCGGCGCGGCCGTCTACGTCCCCTGGGTCTGCGACGGCGCGCCGGACGAGGACCGGGACCGGTTCCTGGCCGGCATGCCCGCCCCGGTGCGGATGCTCAACCGGGCCTTCTGGACGGCCGGTTACCGCAAGAAGGGCTTCTGGAAGGGCTGA